Proteins encoded within one genomic window of Methanothrix harundinacea 6Ac:
- a CDS encoding ABC transporter ATP-binding protein: protein MIEAVGVTAMRGGAEILRGVSLRADRGEVLAVIGPTGAGKTTLLRILDLLDPPDGGRVLFDGVDVTEDEGARSAARRRMAMVFQKPTIFNLSVEKNVAYGLSMRGITGAAARDRVRGALRDVGLAGYEDRRPSSLSGGEGQRVALARALVTEPELLLLDEATANLDPRTAEKIEELIEGAVLRKIAVVMATHDLDQARRLADRVAVLMGGSLVALGSPQEIFEAPGSEEVARFVRRRSGW from the coding sequence ATGATCGAGGCGGTGGGGGTCACGGCTATGCGGGGAGGGGCGGAGATCCTGAGGGGCGTATCTCTGAGGGCCGACCGGGGGGAGGTCCTCGCCGTCATCGGGCCCACCGGAGCGGGGAAGACTACCCTCCTGCGGATCCTGGACCTCCTCGACCCCCCCGACGGGGGGAGGGTCCTATTCGATGGCGTCGACGTGACCGAGGACGAGGGGGCGAGGTCTGCTGCCAGGAGGCGGATGGCGATGGTCTTCCAGAAGCCGACGATCTTCAATCTATCTGTCGAGAAGAACGTCGCATACGGCCTTTCGATGAGGGGCATCACCGGAGCCGCTGCCCGGGATAGGGTGAGGGGAGCCCTCCGGGACGTGGGGCTCGCCGGTTACGAGGACCGGAGGCCCTCCAGCCTCTCGGGGGGGGAGGGCCAGCGGGTCGCCCTGGCGAGGGCGCTGGTCACAGAGCCGGAGCTCCTCCTCCTGGACGAGGCGACGGCGAACCTCGACCCCCGGACGGCGGAGAAGATCGAGGAGCTGATCGAAGGGGCGGTCCTCCGGAAGATAGCGGTGGTTATGGCGACCCACGACCTCGACCAGGCGAGGCGGCTCGCCGACAGGGTCGCCGTCCTGATGGGCGGAAGCCTCGTCGCCCTCGGCTCCCCCCAGGAGATCTTCGAGGCCCCGGGGTCGGAGGAGGTGGCCCGCTTCGTCCGGAGGAGGTCTGGATGGTGA
- a CDS encoding (4Fe-4S)-binding protein, with protein sequence MKEYTNGEITVFWDPERCIHAAECLRGLPGVFNPQKSPWVDMEGATSDEIMAAIDRCPSGALSYRRNDDIGRAKGPGGAPAAEIRVVKDGPLLVKGRCSLFGEDGRLIAEEGQFALCRCGRSAKKPLCDGSHRV encoded by the coding sequence GTGAAGGAGTACACAAACGGCGAGATCACCGTCTTCTGGGACCCGGAGAGGTGCATCCATGCGGCGGAGTGCCTCAGAGGCCTGCCGGGGGTCTTCAACCCCCAGAAGAGCCCCTGGGTGGATATGGAGGGGGCCACCTCCGACGAGATCATGGCCGCCATCGACCGATGCCCCTCGGGGGCCCTATCCTACAGGAGAAACGACGACATCGGAAGGGCTAAAGGCCCGGGAGGGGCCCCGGCCGCGGAGATCAGGGTGGTGAAGGACGGCCCCCTCCTGGTTAAGGGGAGGTGCTCCCTCTTCGGAGAAGACGGCCGACTGATCGCCGAGGAGGGGCAGTTCGCCCTCTGCAGGTGCGGCCGATCGGCGAAGAAGCCGCTATGCGACGGCAGCCACCGGGTCTGA
- a CDS encoding substrate-binding domain-containing protein: MKVISHRISAFALIVALLCTAAAAEEGAVEGGKELLRISTTTSLYDTLLLDEMEDIFEEMYNVDVRTVSGGTGIAIERAVKGDADLILVHDVERERKFIEDGYGLSRTCFAYNYFIIVGPEDDPAGITGLNASDAMRAIMLHGVENPGEVKFVSRGDDSGTHAREKLLWDRAGLDYAEIATSGNWYVEAGQGMGPTLMMADEMEGYTLCDTSTFAAFRRDLDLVPLIESDEFLINVYAAVPVSPAVYPDTNCEMARNFINFLVSAEGQDLIAEYGKETIGKPLFNPARGNCDLIGCSGDECLVPLAEDVCSRASA; the protein is encoded by the coding sequence ATGAAGGTAATATCTCATCGAATATCGGCCTTCGCCCTGATCGTCGCCCTCCTCTGCACCGCAGCGGCTGCCGAGGAAGGGGCGGTAGAGGGCGGAAAGGAGCTTTTGAGGATCTCGACCACCACCAGCCTCTACGACACCCTCCTCCTGGACGAGATGGAGGACATCTTCGAGGAGATGTACAACGTCGACGTCCGGACCGTCTCCGGAGGGACGGGGATAGCCATCGAGCGGGCCGTCAAGGGCGACGCCGACCTGATCCTCGTCCACGACGTGGAGAGGGAGAGAAAGTTCATCGAGGATGGTTACGGTCTCTCCCGGACCTGCTTCGCCTACAACTACTTCATCATCGTAGGCCCCGAGGATGACCCCGCCGGGATCACCGGACTGAACGCCTCCGATGCGATGAGGGCGATCATGCTCCACGGCGTGGAGAACCCCGGCGAGGTCAAGTTCGTATCTCGAGGCGACGACTCCGGGACCCACGCCCGGGAGAAGCTCCTCTGGGATAGAGCTGGCCTCGACTACGCAGAGATCGCAACTTCTGGCAACTGGTACGTCGAGGCAGGGCAGGGGATGGGCCCGACCCTGATGATGGCCGACGAGATGGAGGGCTACACCCTCTGCGACACCTCCACCTTCGCCGCCTTCAGGAGAGACCTCGACCTCGTACCCCTGATCGAGAGCGATGAGTTCCTGATCAACGTCTACGCCGCCGTACCCGTCAGCCCCGCCGTCTACCCCGATACAAACTGCGAGATGGCAAGGAACTTCATCAACTTCCTCGTCTCCGCCGAGGGGCAGGACCTGATCGCCGAGTACGGTAAGGAGACGATCGGAAAGCCTCTCTTCAACCCCGCCAGAGGCAACTGCGATCTCATAGGATGCTCCGGCGACGAGTGCCTGGTTCCCCTAGCCGAGGACGTCTGCAGCAGGGCCTCGGCGTAA
- a CDS encoding pentapeptide repeat-containing protein: MANPEQLSALLQGPEAWNRWRAANPQMRADFRGADFSGMNLSGADLQGSNLMGASLRGADLSGVDLGRSKLVSADLRSANLSGADLSGAKFSGADLAGADLREARLVGAELSGADLRSLAMAGADLRGATLTRADLSGADLRGAKLIEADLRGAKLRGADLAGADLAGAKLVRSKLSGAVLRGSSLVGADLCGADLSGADLSRADFRSAKLEGAILEGVRGMDMGI; this comes from the coding sequence TTGGCGAATCCAGAACAGCTCTCGGCCCTCCTGCAGGGGCCCGAGGCCTGGAACCGGTGGCGGGCCGCAAACCCTCAGATGAGGGCTGACTTTCGGGGCGCCGACTTCAGCGGTATGAACCTATCGGGCGCCGACCTCCAGGGCTCAAACCTCATGGGCGCCTCCCTCAGGGGGGCGGACCTCTCGGGGGTCGACCTCGGAAGGTCAAAGCTCGTATCCGCCGACCTCCGATCCGCAAATTTGTCAGGAGCCGACCTCTCCGGGGCCAAGTTCTCGGGGGCGGACCTCGCGGGGGCGGACCTTCGGGAGGCGAGGCTCGTCGGGGCGGAGCTCTCCGGCGCCGACCTCAGATCCCTGGCCATGGCCGGGGCCGACCTCCGGGGCGCCACCCTGACCAGGGCCGATCTATCCGGCGCCGACCTCCGGGGTGCAAAGCTCATAGAGGCCGACCTCCGGGGGGCGAAGCTCCGGGGGGCGGACCTCGCGGGGGCAGACCTCGCCGGGGCAAAGCTCGTCCGCTCGAAGCTCTCCGGTGCAGTTCTCAGGGGCTCATCCCTCGTAGGGGCCGACCTCTGCGGAGCGGACCTATCCGGCGCCGACCTATCTCGAGCCGACTTCAGGTCCGCGAAGCTGGAGGGGGCGATCCTGGAAGGGGTCCGGGGAATGGATATGGGGATATAG
- a CDS encoding ABC transporter permease, with amino-acid sequence MDEIAAGLAKAVELILALDPVVVEITARSLAIAITSTAIAAAIAVPIGGLIHFHNFFGKRAVINLIQTLYSLPTVTVGLVVFLLLSRSGPFGSLGLLFTPAGMVVGQTVLITPIMIGLTIAALSGVGPAVRDTALSLGASRYQAILTIMGEAKAAMMAAVLLGFGRALSEVGVAMMIGGNIRGHTRVLTTAIALETSRGEIELSMALGIILVSISLLVNLLVNRAQGNWWA; translated from the coding sequence TTGGATGAGATTGCGGCGGGTCTGGCGAAGGCGGTGGAGCTGATCCTCGCCCTCGATCCGGTTGTGGTGGAGATAACGGCCAGGTCCCTGGCCATAGCCATAACCTCGACCGCCATCGCCGCCGCCATCGCCGTCCCCATCGGCGGCCTCATCCATTTTCATAATTTTTTCGGTAAGAGGGCCGTCATCAACCTCATCCAGACCCTCTACAGCCTCCCGACGGTGACCGTCGGCCTCGTCGTCTTCCTCCTCCTCTCGCGGTCCGGCCCCTTCGGCAGCCTCGGCCTCCTCTTCACCCCCGCAGGGATGGTAGTAGGCCAGACGGTCCTCATAACGCCGATCATGATAGGTCTGACCATCGCCGCCCTCAGCGGCGTAGGCCCCGCCGTCCGGGATACGGCCTTATCCCTGGGGGCCTCGAGGTATCAGGCGATCCTCACCATCATGGGAGAGGCGAAGGCCGCCATGATGGCGGCGGTCCTCCTCGGATTCGGCCGGGCCCTCTCGGAGGTGGGGGTGGCGATGATGATCGGCGGCAACATCCGGGGTCACACCAGGGTTCTGACCACGGCCATCGCCCTGGAGACATCCCGGGGGGAGATCGAGCTCTCCATGGCCCTGGGGATCATCCTCGTCTCCATATCCCTCCTGGTGAACCTCCTCGTCAACAGGGCCCAGGGGAACTGGTGGGCATGA